Proteins from a single region of Desulfobacterales bacterium:
- a CDS encoding CoB--CoM heterodisulfide reductase iron-sulfur subunit A family protein encodes MTENKGAPASGSILVVGGGISGLTTALEAAEVGYEVFLVEKNPYLGGRVAQLNQYFPKLCPPTCGLEINFRRIKDNPRVKVFTLAEVEKVSGAPGNYDVRIKLNPRYVNENCTACGDCAAACETEISSDFDFGMKKVKGAYLPFEMAFPSRYVISPQIVGTEDGRRCKAACKYDAVDLDMTEKTIDLKVGAVVWATGWQPYDASRIDNLGFGMYSNIITNMMMERMAAPNGPSKGVISRPSDNKAPESVAFVQCAGSRDENHLPYCSYICCMASLKQATYIRAQYPDAKIYIFYIDLRAPGQRYEKFYQQIKADKNVFFIKGKVAEVGEDSSTKQITVVAENAVTGEKIRQTVDMVVLATGMQPTASVAKLPADLTYTEDGFIINDFDKGGMFAAGCANKPADVVSSNQNATGMALKAIQTLVRK; translated from the coding sequence ATGACAGAAAACAAAGGAGCCCCTGCAAGTGGCAGTATCTTGGTTGTTGGCGGCGGAATCAGCGGGTTGACCACCGCCCTGGAAGCCGCTGAAGTGGGGTACGAAGTGTTTTTGGTCGAAAAGAATCCTTACCTGGGTGGAAGAGTGGCGCAGCTGAATCAGTATTTTCCCAAGCTATGTCCTCCGACCTGTGGCCTTGAAATCAATTTTAGAAGGATTAAAGACAACCCCAGGGTGAAAGTGTTCACCTTGGCGGAAGTGGAAAAAGTCTCGGGAGCCCCGGGCAATTACGATGTTCGCATTAAATTGAATCCTCGGTATGTCAATGAAAATTGTACGGCCTGCGGGGATTGTGCGGCCGCCTGTGAAACGGAAATTTCCAGCGATTTTGACTTCGGCATGAAAAAAGTCAAGGGTGCCTATCTTCCCTTTGAAATGGCGTTTCCGTCCCGATACGTCATTTCCCCCCAGATTGTCGGCACCGAGGATGGCAGGCGCTGTAAAGCCGCCTGTAAGTATGATGCCGTTGATTTGGACATGACTGAAAAAACGATTGATCTGAAGGTGGGCGCGGTCGTTTGGGCCACGGGCTGGCAGCCCTATGATGCCTCTCGCATCGACAATCTGGGATTCGGCATGTATTCCAATATTATCACGAACATGATGATGGAGCGCATGGCGGCTCCCAATGGACCGAGCAAAGGGGTTATTTCCCGGCCTTCGGACAATAAGGCGCCTGAAAGCGTTGCGTTTGTGCAATGTGCCGGTTCCCGGGATGAGAACCATCTTCCCTATTGCTCCTATATCTGCTGTATGGCCTCTTTGAAGCAGGCCACCTATATTCGGGCCCAATATCCGGATGCCAAGATATACATTTTTTACATCGATCTGCGCGCACCGGGGCAACGATACGAAAAATTCTATCAGCAAATCAAAGCCGACAAGAATGTCTTTTTCATCAAGGGCAAGGTTGCGGAAGTCGGTGAGGATTCAAGCACCAAACAGATTACAGTGGTGGCTGAAAATGCGGTTACCGGAGAGAAGATCCGGCAGACGGTGGACATGGTTGTGTTAGCCACGGGAATGCAGCCCACGGCATCCGTCGCCAAATTGCCGGCCGATCTGACCTACACCGAAGACGGGTTTATCATTAACGACTTCGATAAAGGCGGTATGTTTGCGGCAGGCTGCGCCAATAAACCGGCGGATGTGGTGTCGTCCAACCAGAATGCAACCGGAATGGCGCTGAAGGCGATTCAAACCCTGGTGAGGAAGTAG
- the aprA gene encoding adenylyl-sulfate reductase subunit alpha, which translates to MALPNKPTGEIKAVRDPEVVEREVDILIVGGGMAACGTAFEIKKWMKDGQTVLLCDKAAMERSGAVAQGLSAINTYVGENSPDDYVRMVRNDLMGLVREDLIFDLGCYVDDSVHLFEEWGLPIWKLSKEGKNLDGKKGQAMGTLKSGAKPVRTGKWQIMINGESYKRVVAEAAKKALGEENILERVFIVELLLDANKPNTIAGAVGFSVRENKVYIIKCKTMMVACGGAVNIYQPRSVGEGKGRAWYPVWNAGSTYTMCMKVGAELSMMENRFTPARFKDGYGPVGAWFLLFKAKLLNGLGENFNASDAAKAELQKYAPYGTAAITPTCLRNHLMLFEMKEGRGPILMDTVTALATLGATLDKKELKHLESEAWEDFLDMTCGQANLWCAQDCEPEKKNSEIMPTEPYLLGSHSGCCGLWTSGPDLDWVPDAYKIKADNGKVYNRMTTVNGLFTSGDGVGCSGHKFSSGSHAEGRIAAKQMVRYAVDHADFKPTLAESKEALVDLVYKPVRVFLDNCNYTTAVDINPNYIKPNGMMYRLMKATHEYGAGTATYYQTSSKSLEVVMDLLQTMREDCEKMAAGDLHELMRAWEIYHRIWTVESHLRHIQFRKETRYPGFYYQADYPGQDDQNWFCFVNSKYDPKAKAWDVFKKDYIKIVS; encoded by the coding sequence ATGGCATTACCGAATAAACCGACGGGCGAAATCAAAGCGGTAAGAGACCCTGAAGTCGTTGAGCGCGAAGTTGACATCCTTATCGTTGGCGGTGGTATGGCTGCTTGCGGTACGGCGTTTGAAATTAAAAAATGGATGAAGGATGGTCAAACCGTATTGCTGTGTGACAAGGCCGCCATGGAACGAAGCGGCGCCGTTGCGCAGGGGCTTTCCGCCATCAATACCTATGTCGGCGAAAATTCGCCGGATGATTATGTCCGCATGGTTCGTAACGACCTGATGGGTTTGGTTCGTGAAGACCTGATTTTTGACTTGGGCTGTTATGTGGATGATTCCGTCCATTTGTTTGAAGAATGGGGCCTTCCGATCTGGAAATTATCCAAAGAGGGAAAAAACCTGGATGGTAAAAAAGGCCAGGCAATGGGTACCTTGAAAAGCGGTGCCAAACCGGTTCGTACCGGCAAATGGCAGATCATGATCAACGGCGAATCTTACAAACGCGTTGTCGCTGAAGCCGCCAAGAAAGCCCTGGGCGAAGAAAACATTCTGGAGCGCGTCTTTATCGTTGAGCTGCTGCTGGATGCCAATAAGCCCAACACGATTGCTGGCGCGGTTGGTTTCTCTGTTCGCGAAAACAAAGTTTATATCATTAAATGCAAAACCATGATGGTCGCCTGCGGCGGCGCGGTAAACATTTATCAGCCGCGTTCGGTAGGTGAAGGAAAAGGTCGTGCTTGGTATCCGGTATGGAATGCGGGCTCCACCTACACCATGTGCATGAAGGTCGGTGCGGAACTTTCAATGATGGAGAACCGATTCACGCCGGCTCGTTTCAAAGACGGTTATGGCCCGGTCGGCGCTTGGTTCTTGCTCTTCAAAGCCAAATTGCTCAACGGCTTGGGTGAAAACTTCAACGCCAGCGATGCTGCGAAAGCCGAGTTGCAGAAATATGCACCTTATGGAACCGCCGCCATTACCCCGACCTGTCTGCGGAACCACCTGATGCTGTTTGAAATGAAAGAAGGCCGCGGCCCGATACTGATGGATACCGTCACGGCGCTGGCGACACTGGGCGCGACCCTGGACAAGAAAGAACTCAAGCATCTTGAGTCCGAAGCCTGGGAAGATTTCTTGGACATGACCTGCGGCCAAGCCAACTTGTGGTGTGCGCAGGATTGTGAGCCCGAAAAGAAGAATTCCGAAATTATGCCGACCGAACCGTACCTGCTGGGATCTCACTCCGGCTGCTGCGGTCTGTGGACCTCCGGTCCGGATCTTGACTGGGTGCCGGATGCTTACAAGATCAAAGCCGATAACGGCAAGGTCTATAACAGAATGACCACGGTTAACGGCCTCTTCACCTCCGGTGACGGCGTCGGTTGCTCCGGTCACAAGTTCTCTTCCGGTTCCCATGCCGAAGGCCGCATCGCTGCCAAGCAGATGGTCCGTTACGCAGTTGACCATGCGGATTTCAAACCGACCCTGGCCGAGAGCAAGGAAGCATTGGTGGACCTGGTTTACAAACCGGTTCGTGTCTTCTTGGACAATTGCAACTATACCACCGCGGTTGATATCAACCCCAACTACATCAAACCCAACGGCATGATGTATCGTCTCATGAAAGCCACCCATGAATACGGCGCCGGTACGGCCACGTATTATCAGACCTCCAGCAAATCGCTTGAGGTGGTAATGGATCTGCTGCAGACCATGCGCGAAGATTGCGAAAAAATGGCTGCCGGCGATCTGCATGAACTCATGAGAGCTTGGGAAATTTATCATCGTATCTGGACGGTTGAATCGCATCTGCGTCACATTCAGTTCCGGAAAGAAACCCGTTATCCGGGCTTCTACTATCAGGCCGATTATCCCGGACAGGATGATCAGAACTGGTTCTGCTTTGTGAACTCCAAATATGATCCCAAAGCAAAAGCCTGGGATGTATTCAAGAAAGATTACATCAAGATTGTTTCCTAA
- the aprB gene encoding adenylyl-sulfate reductase subunit beta: MPSYVIQEKCDGCKGGDKTACMYICPNDLMVLDPNAMKAYNQEPDQCWECFSCVKICPTQAIEVRGYADFVPLGSSIMPMLGTEDVMWTCKFRNGLIKRFKFPIRTTPEGAANAYADLKGKDLNSPLLSTQEADGVVLPVPKA, encoded by the coding sequence ATGCCAAGTTATGTAATTCAGGAAAAATGTGATGGTTGCAAAGGCGGCGATAAAACAGCATGTATGTATATTTGCCCCAACGACCTGATGGTGTTGGATCCCAACGCCATGAAGGCCTATAACCAAGAACCGGATCAGTGCTGGGAATGCTTTTCCTGCGTAAAGATTTGTCCGACCCAGGCGATTGAAGTTCGCGGCTATGCCGATTTCGTACCCCTGGGAAGTAGCATCATGCCGATGCTTGGAACCGAAGATGTGATGTGGACATGCAAATTTAGAAACGGCCTCATCAAACGCTTTAAATTCCCCATTCGGACTACCCCCGAAGGCGCCGCCAATGCGTATGCGGACCTAAAAGGTAAGGATCTTAACAGCCCGCTGCTTTCGACACAGGAAGCGGACGGCGTTGTTTTGCCGGTACCCAAAGCATAA
- a CDS encoding YkgJ family cysteine cluster protein: protein MDDPIFPISKNDRFTFSCNHRVACFNDCCQDLNQYLTPYDILRAKQHLGLPSSEFLSRYTCSHTGQASGLPVITLKTSPGAGVTCPFVKKEGCLIYNNRPASCRLYPLARALSRDRKSGQVTEQYFLIKEDHCGGFGSGKSWTVTEWLDDQGLHIYNEMNDKMMEIIHLKNCLMPGPLDTKSAHLCHMALYDLDSFRHQIVEKGILGDNLPASDILEPVRSDDTALLNFAMTWIQQVLFSKGGRE from the coding sequence ATGGATGACCCTATCTTTCCCATTTCCAAAAACGACCGGTTTACCTTTTCATGCAACCACCGGGTTGCCTGTTTTAACGACTGTTGCCAGGATTTGAATCAATACCTGACCCCCTACGATATTCTGCGGGCCAAGCAGCACTTGGGTTTGCCTTCCTCTGAATTTTTATCCCGATACACGTGCAGTCACACAGGACAGGCGTCCGGTTTGCCCGTGATTACATTGAAGACGAGCCCCGGCGCCGGCGTTACATGCCCATTCGTGAAGAAAGAAGGGTGTCTGATATACAACAACCGGCCAGCCTCCTGTCGCCTGTATCCCCTGGCCAGAGCGCTTTCCCGCGATCGAAAAAGCGGGCAGGTAACCGAGCAGTATTTCCTTATAAAAGAAGACCATTGCGGGGGATTCGGTTCGGGAAAATCTTGGACGGTTACCGAATGGCTCGATGATCAGGGCCTTCACATCTACAATGAGATGAATGACAAGATGATGGAAATCATCCATCTGAAAAATTGCCTGATGCCCGGCCCCCTGGATACCAAGTCGGCCCATTTATGTCACATGGCGTTATATGATCTAGATTCTTTTCGGCATCAAATAGTTGAAAAGGGGATTCTCGGTGATAATCTCCCCGCTTCTGATATTCTGGAACCGGTTCGCTCGGATGACACAGCATTGCTGAACTTTGCCATGACCTGGATTCAACAGGTTCTTTTCTCAAAAGGCGGAAGGGAATAA
- a CDS encoding SDR family oxidoreductase, translated as MQLSGKVALVLGAIKGIGKGIALALATDSAKVAVTYHDWQEHLPQLESDLCATREEHLIIRANLLETETIAEVIQRVLNRFGRLDILINNIERGGWPVVHGSYVQEQWDLELATTLRAKRWVFDAALPHLKASGDGCVINFSSIAGIVGRSGPARYIFNDGYAAANRGVSLLTETWARMGAPEVRVNEIMLGFMETRHAGHTRGWGLLTDVQKQALLDHTLLARTGSISDVIKAVMFMIKEAPFMTGSVLRIDGGYPLGGEKMGPMPDGVV; from the coding sequence ATGCAACTATCCGGCAAAGTCGCTCTGGTTTTAGGGGCGATCAAGGGGATCGGAAAGGGGATCGCACTGGCACTGGCAACAGACAGCGCCAAGGTGGCTGTTACCTACCACGACTGGCAAGAACATCTGCCGCAACTAGAATCAGATCTTTGCGCCACCCGGGAAGAGCACCTTATTATTAGGGCGAATCTGTTGGAAACCGAAACCATCGCTGAAGTCATTCAACGCGTTTTAAATCGATTCGGTCGGCTTGATATTCTGATCAATAATATTGAACGGGGCGGATGGCCGGTGGTTCACGGATCTTATGTGCAAGAGCAATGGGATCTGGAACTTGCCACCACCTTACGCGCCAAAAGGTGGGTGTTTGATGCCGCGCTGCCGCACTTAAAGGCGTCGGGAGACGGCTGCGTCATCAATTTTTCCTCCATCGCCGGTATTGTCGGCCGCAGCGGCCCGGCCCGGTATATTTTTAACGATGGGTACGCCGCAGCAAACCGGGGCGTTTCGCTATTAACCGAAACATGGGCCCGCATGGGGGCGCCGGAGGTTCGGGTTAACGAAATTATGCTCGGTTTTATGGAAACGCGTCATGCCGGGCATACCCGGGGATGGGGTCTTTTGACCGATGTCCAAAAACAGGCGCTGCTGGATCACACCCTGCTAGCACGCACCGGTTCCATTTCGGATGTCATCAAGGCGGTGATGTTTATGATCAAGGAGGCCCCCTTCATGACAGGTAGCGTATTGCGAATAGACGGTGGCTATCCGCTGGGCGGAGAGAAAATGGGCCCAATGCCCGACGGGGTGGTCTAA
- a CDS encoding YkgJ family cysteine cluster protein: MKRIDFEEIDALPGRRLGPKDTFSFRCHPGIGCFNRCCRNLNLFLYPYDVLRLKKNRGISSDAFIEQHVDVVMREGNYFPDVLLRMSDNEEKTCPFLLDSGCAVYPDRPDACRSFPLEFGVIYGEGYQKPQRVCFLRPPAFCLGPNETTPWTIDAWVTDQQADPYHRMTARWAELKQRFQVNPWGTAGMENPKAKMAFMAAYNVDKFREFVFGSSFLKRYKVEATLLKHVRRSDSALLLLGFSWITLFIWGQSSPDIKLKK, encoded by the coding sequence GTGAAGCGAATCGATTTCGAGGAAATAGATGCATTGCCCGGCCGGCGGCTCGGGCCGAAGGACACGTTTTCTTTTCGATGCCATCCCGGGATCGGTTGTTTCAATCGGTGTTGCCGAAACCTGAATCTGTTTCTGTATCCCTATGATGTGCTCCGTCTAAAAAAAAACAGGGGGATTTCCTCTGATGCGTTTATCGAACAGCATGTGGATGTGGTCATGCGCGAGGGGAACTATTTTCCGGACGTATTGCTGAGAATGTCTGATAATGAAGAAAAAACCTGCCCCTTTCTTCTTGACTCGGGATGCGCGGTTTATCCGGATCGCCCGGATGCCTGCCGAAGTTTTCCCCTTGAATTCGGCGTGATTTACGGAGAAGGGTATCAAAAACCGCAAAGGGTCTGCTTTTTAAGGCCACCGGCGTTTTGTTTGGGACCTAATGAAACAACGCCCTGGACGATAGATGCCTGGGTAACAGACCAACAGGCCGACCCCTACCATCGCATGACGGCCCGATGGGCGGAATTGAAGCAACGGTTTCAGGTCAATCCCTGGGGAACGGCCGGCATGGAAAATCCCAAAGCGAAAATGGCCTTCATGGCTGCTTATAACGTGGATAAATTTCGGGAGTTTGTATTCGGCAGCAGCTTCCTAAAGCGGTATAAGGTTGAAGCAACCCTATTAAAACATGTTCGCCGCAGCGATTCGGCGTTGCTGCTGCTGGGGTTTTCATGGATAACGCTATTTATTTGGGGGCAATCGTCTCCCGATATCAAACTTAAAAAATAG
- a CDS encoding deoxyguanosinetriphosphate triphosphohydrolase encodes MSIREEFEKREKSFVSPCGCLSAQSRGRVKKEPLCPIRTVFQQDRDRIVYSNAFRRLKQKTQVFLAPLGLGDHYRTRLTHTLEVSETARTIARALRLNEDLVEAISLGHDLGHTPFGHSGETVLQEIYSRHFSHQKQSLRVVDKLENKGEGLNLTYEVRDGILKHAKGYGSIISSKPGEMAVTLEGRIVRVSDIIAYLNHDLDDAIRSGVIRREQIPTSIVTTLGRNHSERATTMIHDLIYSSQGPNGSVTLTMSDAIYTEMCRLREFLYTEVYRSPRVHNQFVKAKKILSDLYYYFLEEESCLREELAKMEMDKRPLDFQPKERVVCDFIASMTDRYALDLYEKIFFPTPQV; translated from the coding sequence ATGTCGATACGAGAAGAATTTGAAAAAAGGGAAAAAAGCTTTGTCTCTCCCTGCGGATGCCTAAGCGCTCAATCGCGGGGCCGCGTAAAAAAAGAGCCTCTTTGTCCCATTCGAACCGTTTTTCAGCAGGACCGGGATAGAATTGTTTATTCGAATGCGTTTAGACGGTTAAAGCAAAAAACGCAGGTCTTCCTGGCGCCATTGGGCTTGGGTGATCACTACCGAACCCGGTTGACGCATACACTGGAAGTCTCTGAAACCGCTCGAACAATAGCCAGGGCGCTCCGGTTAAACGAGGACCTGGTAGAAGCTATCTCCCTCGGTCATGATTTGGGGCACACCCCCTTCGGGCACAGCGGCGAAACCGTTTTGCAGGAGATTTATTCCCGCCACTTTTCTCACCAGAAACAAAGCCTGCGGGTGGTCGACAAACTGGAAAATAAAGGCGAGGGGCTGAACCTAACCTATGAGGTTCGCGACGGCATATTAAAGCACGCCAAAGGCTATGGCTCGATTATTTCGAGCAAACCCGGTGAGATGGCGGTCACTCTGGAGGGTCGGATTGTTCGGGTATCCGACATCATTGCGTATTTAAACCATGACCTGGATGATGCGATACGAAGTGGCGTGATCCGGCGGGAGCAGATTCCGACTTCCATCGTGACCACGCTTGGCCGAAACCATTCCGAGCGTGCCACCACCATGATTCATGATCTGATTTATTCGAGCCAGGGGCCCAACGGGAGCGTCACGCTCACCATGAGTGACGCGATATATACGGAAATGTGCCGGTTAAGAGAATTTCTATACACGGAGGTCTATCGATCCCCACGCGTCCATAATCAGTTCGTGAAGGCCAAAAAGATATTATCGGACCTTTATTATTATTTTCTCGAAGAAGAATCATGCCTTCGCGAAGAACTCGCCAAGATGGAAATGGATAAACGCCCGTTGGATTTTCAGCCCAAAGAGCGCGTGGTTTGTGATTTTATCGCCAGCATGACGGATCGGTATGCGCTGGACCTTTATGAAAAAATATTTTTTCCCACCCCTCAGGTATGA
- a CDS encoding type I restriction enzyme HsdR N-terminal domain-containing protein, whose amino-acid sequence MGGHHLTLGRLSDFLTGETLDDTLDERDRQQLATFLVEQKGYQKSDILPRQRILVSAGACRAHIPLDFTIHLSSIIGMIIKYGPGSIVTRRRSTLSLSRICAPYQVPIVVVTNGKSAEILDGESGNILSEGLETIPSRRQLEKTLSAATMTKIDEKRFEMESRILYAFEVDGACPCDDTICRLQGDP is encoded by the coding sequence ATGGGGGGTCATCATCTCACACTCGGAAGGCTTTCCGACTTTCTCACCGGCGAGACGCTGGACGACACGCTCGACGAGAGGGACCGGCAGCAGCTGGCAACGTTCCTCGTTGAGCAAAAAGGATATCAAAAAAGCGACATTCTGCCGCGTCAACGCATCCTTGTTTCTGCCGGAGCGTGTCGGGCGCACATTCCGCTCGATTTTACGATACATCTTTCCTCGATTATCGGCATGATCATAAAATATGGGCCGGGCTCCATTGTCACCCGACGCCGATCGACATTATCCCTGTCCCGAATCTGCGCGCCTTACCAAGTGCCGATCGTAGTTGTCACCAATGGTAAATCCGCGGAAATTCTTGACGGCGAGTCCGGAAACATTCTATCCGAAGGCCTTGAAACCATACCCTCCAGGCGCCAGCTTGAAAAAACGTTAAGCGCGGCAACGATGACCAAGATCGACGAAAAACGGTTTGAAATGGAATCTCGAATTCTCTATGCGTTTGAAGTCGACGGTGCCTGCCCATGCGATGATACCATCTGCAGATTACAGGGAGACCCGTGA
- a CDS encoding nucleoside deaminase: MWRTVSENPHHELFMRKALVEAQTALLAGEFPVGCVLVCEDRVVASGARKGTASHAPNETDHAEILALNRLSRRKPAIDTRRITAYCTLEPCLMCYGALLISGISHIVYAYEDAMGGGTRCDLDAMPPLYRKAAISLIPHVLRHESLLLFKAYFENPANGYLKNTFLAEYTLAQPSAIPAAVTPNT; this comes from the coding sequence ATGTGGCGAACCGTTTCTGAAAACCCGCATCATGAACTTTTTATGAGAAAAGCGCTGGTTGAAGCGCAAACCGCTCTTCTGGCCGGAGAGTTTCCGGTTGGCTGTGTGTTGGTCTGTGAGGATCGGGTGGTTGCTTCAGGCGCGCGAAAAGGCACCGCCTCACATGCGCCCAATGAAACCGATCACGCGGAAATATTGGCACTTAACCGCCTGAGCCGACGAAAGCCGGCTATCGACACAAGGCGTATCACGGCCTACTGCACACTTGAACCCTGCCTGATGTGCTACGGCGCACTTCTTATCTCGGGCATCTCCCATATCGTTTATGCATACGAGGATGCGATGGGCGGCGGCACGCGATGTGATTTGGACGCCATGCCCCCTTTGTATCGGAAAGCCGCCATCTCGCTGATTCCCCATGTGCTGCGCCATGAAAGCCTGTTGTTGTTTAAAGCCTATTTTGAAAACCCTGCCAACGGTTATCTGAAAAACACCTTTCTGGCCGAGTATACCCTTGCCCAACCGTCTGCTATTCCCGCCGCTGTTACACCGAATACGTAA